The Diadema setosum chromosome 12, eeDiaSeto1, whole genome shotgun sequence genome has a segment encoding these proteins:
- the LOC140235778 gene encoding uncharacterized protein: MESVSSHFSNSSDDEAVYEPLTPGYVLVLLVPLVLLAVVLNGAILAVVLCQKRVRQQHNIFVFNLALGDLFGSVTILLPFASNDENFEDDTRRIWYCCRMASTITYFLVAAYRFLTVRIDPFGTQRLVTSPRCIAACIFTWLLTSLLFFEKVYEKINVIVAVFTCLVIPLTGISYYLIYHDISRGYGRDGPIQDPKIAENRRILSTFATIFFTTALCWSLPLAAIVVSEVKGEETPSWIGEASATLLLLNLVINPLIFWWRSSEFRALLPCCASMRLCSKNAVNVASVSREDSSIP; the protein is encoded by the exons atggagTCAGTCTCCTCGCATTTTTCGAACTCTTCAGACGACGAGGCAGTTTACGAGCCTCTGACACCAGGTTATGTGCTTGTACTTTTAGTACCCCTCGTACTGTTGGCAGTTGTCCTCAATGGGGCCATACTAGCGGTAGTGCTCTGCCAGAAAAGAGTGAGGCAGCAGCACAACATCTTTGTATTCAACTTAGCTCTGGGGGACCTCTTTGGCTCCGTGACGATTCTGCTGCCGTTTGCTTCAAACGATGAG AATTTTGAGGATGATACCCGCCGCATCTGGTACTGTTGTAGAATGGCGTCTACCATCACTTATTTCCTGGTCGCAGCTTACCGCTTCCTTACCGTGAGAATCGACCCATTTGGTACCCAACGTCTCGTCACATCGCCGAGGTGTATCGCAGCTTGCATCTTCACTTGGCTCCTTACATCCCTGCTCTTCTTTGAGAAGGTCTACGAGAAGATCAACGTCATTGTAGCTGTCTTTACTTGTTTAGTTATTCCTCTTACCGGAATTTCGTACTACCTGATATATCATGACATTTCCCGAGGCTATGGTCGCGATGGACCGATACAGGATCCGAAGATTGCCGAAAACAGACGAATCCTATCCACTTTCGCCACCATATTCTTCACTACGGCCCTTTGTTGGTCTCTGCCCTTGGCAGCAATAGTCGTCTCCGAAGTCAAGGGTGAAGAAACTCCTTCATGGATTGGAGAAGCCAGCGCCACACTGCTGCTATTAAACCTCGTGATCAACCCTCTCATCTTCTGGTGGCGTTCGAGTGAATTCCGTGCACTACTACCATGTTGTGCCTCGATGAGGTTGTGCTCCAAGAACGCTGTCAACGTTGCATCAGTTTCTCGCGAAGATTCGAGCATCCCTTGA